CGTGCTGTGACGCTTTGTTGTTATTGCCCTCGCCGCTACCGACTAATCCAAACGTATTCCAACATTAATAACAGTGCCCAGGTGGTGGATCCAAGGAGTGTGCGTGCCCCTGACCAAACTCATGCCCAACCCACCATACCATCAACGCCGAAAAGGGACCGCCGACCGCCGACTGCCGACCGCCGACCGCCGACCGCGGATAAGGCTTTGAGTAAACACCGTGCACAACAATGATATCATAGCCCGAATCGGCCGCATCTGCCGCATCTGGATTCTGCCGCATCGCCAACGCTATGCCGAGACCAGGTGCCCCGCGGCGGAGCTGCTTCCCTCCTGCCAAGTACCGCGTCTGCCCAGGAGAATCATCCACAAAGAAAGCAGGATCATGGCATCTAGCTTGCCATCGCTCTTCTGTACTCACTCCCTCACCCTGTCTCAAGCGTGCGCATACTGTGCTTGGAGCTCGTTGGCCAGTAATTCTTGAAAACCTCGAGAGTTGCGGGCGGCGTACATGTGCAAGTACGCCGATCTGTATTGCGGCGACGGCGGCTCGACCAAAACCTTGCGGCACATCGGACAGGTGACCTTGTTCTTGTGCGTCTTGCAGGTGTCAAACTGGAGTCAAGTCAGCTTCACCGTGTTTCGTGCGTGGACTTACGTACCCATTGGGCAATGCAAAACTCGCCAAAAGTGTGCCCACAAGGAAGCTGCACGGCgacttcctcctcctccgaGGGTTGCACAGAGGCAGCAGCGTAGTCTTTTGCACAGATGTCGCAAGTTGGACATGTGTCTTTGGGCAGGTCGCCTGCAAGCAGCTTAGGCAAGCTTGTCTTAAGTCCTTGAACTTGACGACTGGTGGAGTGGTTTGGATCGAGGTACTGGTGGAAGAAACGTGGCCGGCCTTCCCTCGGGCGGTGCCTCACGCGACTGGAGGGAGGGGAGCGAGCCGCAGCCTCTTCCACGTCGGACGATGTGCTAGATTGCGGTAGATCCCAAGAGTATCTGTCAAAACTCCGACGGGCCGAAGTGCGTGGAGAGGAATGCCGGTCTGAGTGACGGCCTTGCGCAGTGGGGTTCGTCGGTGCCTGTCCTTCTGTGTCGTCAGAATTACGGGTCGAGAGGATGGGATCAGGTTGGTGTGACCGACGCTGGAGCGGTCGTAGGTGCTGGTTTGACGGTGATGGTCTCTGATGGAG
Above is a genomic segment from Ascochyta rabiei chromosome 10, complete sequence containing:
- a CDS encoding Ubiquitin-protein ligase; this encodes MAAPEFDAAHLLQTMSTESGAQGADVSAPPSPLAPPFYQHGVWRHERYETPYSQSYDPFVSTQPQHMNSQPYRDPHFARSPYAVYGGPQPLYFPPSTFSYASHQPRLPPAIRSGPVDTPAVSSRPTVGELFPRHDPSAPRGTPQFFPSYHLGYQGLLHAAMDYSPHSISARTATMPEDAPNQVFSEGQPTPTLRGGGVEQSRQMHPLHQRPSPSNQHLRPLQRRSHQPDPILSTRNSDDTEGQAPTNPTAQGRHSDRHSSPRTSARRSFDRYSWDLPQSSTSSDVEEAAARSPPSSRVRHRPREGRPRFFHQYLDPNHSTSRQVQGLKTSLPKLLAGDLPKDTCPTCDICAKDYAAASVQPSEEEEVAVQLPCGHTFGEFCIAQWFDTCKTHKNKVTCPMCRKVLVEPPSPQYRSAYLHMYAARNSRGFQELLANELQAQYAHA